AGAGGGAGAGGCCCAGAGGATGAGACAGTCACACCACCTGGAGGGAGTGTCTGATAGCCACGCGTTTAGAGTGAAGGGGAGGAGCCCGGGAGCACAGAGTCTCGCCCCCATGGGGCTCTAGGGGAGCAGACAGCTATGGTCCTGGAGAGAGCGGGGCTTAGGGGCTCAGAGCCATATCCTCTAGGGActcaggagggggaggagtcctggggcggggggggggcatatAGCCATAATCTTCCAGAGGGCTGGTGCCTGGGAGCATAGCCCACACCCCCATGATGGCTGAGGAGGGCAaggagcccgggggggggggggggagcagagggctatGCCCACCTGTGGGGGGTTTACCAAGGAGCCCACGCCCCCCAGAGCGGGGAGGGGCCCCAGCGGCACACagagccaccccccccccgcaaggggggaggggctcaggaggACTGGCGCAGTCCGTCTGGCAGGCAGCCGCCAGGCCCATTGGGGGGGGGGACGGCCTCGTCGAGGGGTGGGCCGGGGGCAGGGCCGTGGGTACGCAGGTGCTTGCGGAGGTCGGAGGCGCCGAGGAAGGCCTTGCCGCAGCGGGGGCAGGCGTGGGGCCGCACCCCGGAGTGGATGCGCTCATGTTTGCGCAGGCCGGCGCGGTCGGAGAAGCCCTTGCCGCActcggggcaggggaaggggcgcaGGCCGGGGTGGAGCCGCTCGTGCTTGCGCAGGTCGTAGGGCGAGGCGAAGGCCTCCCCGCACTCGGCGCAGGTGGGCGCCTCGGGGGCCGCCTCCGGGTGCTCCCCCCGCTGGTGGTGCCGCAGCCCCGCCGCCTCGCCGAAGGCGGCCCCGCAGAGCCGGCAGACGTGGCGGGCCGCGGCCCCCGCGTCTTcctccgccgccgcctcctcctcctccccgccgcCGCCCCGCCGCTCGCCGTGGGTCCGCTCGTGCTTGCGGAGGCTGGAGGAGACCACGAAGGTCTTGCCGCAGCGGCCGCACTTGAAGGGCCGCTCGCCCGAGTGTACCCGGTGGTGCTTGGTGAGGCTGGCCCGCTCGgcgaagctcttcccgcactccCCGCACTGGAAGGGCCGCTCGCCCGAATGCACCAGCTGGTGCCGCTTGAGATCCCAGGAGGCCACGAAGGTCTTGTCGCACTGCAGGCACTTGTAGGGGCGCTCGCCGGTGTGGATCCGCTGGTGCATGGCCAGGTCGGCCGGCTGGCGGAAGGCCTTGCTGCACTTGTCGCACTGGTAGGGCTTGACGCCCTGGTGGGCCCGCTGGTGGCGCCGGAAGCTGGAGGGATCCGAGAACATGCGGCCGCACTGCGGGCAGAGGAACGGCTTCTCCCCGGAGTGGGTGCGCTGGTGGCTCTGGTAGGACGAGAGCTGGGTGAAGCCTTTGCCGCACTGGCCGCAGCGGTAGGGTTTCTGCTCCGCGTGGATGCGCTGGTGGCAGGTGAGCGAGGAGGAGCGGGAGAAGGCTTTGCCGCAGTCGGAGCAGAGGAAGGGCTTCTCCCCGGTGTGGCTACGCTCGTGGTTCTTCAGGTCCTTCAGCTCGGCGTAGGTCTTCTGGCAGGCGCCGCACTGGTAGGGGCGCAGGCCGGCGTGGATACGCCGGTGCTTGCGGAAGACCGAGGGGTCAGCGAAGGCTTTGCCACACTCGCCGCAGGTGTAGGGCTTCTCCCCCGTGTGGGCCCGCTGGTGGATCTTCAGCTTGGAGAGCGTGCCGTAGCCCTTGGCGCAGTGGGAGCAGCGGAAGGGCAGGTCGCCGGTGTGCCGGGCCATGTGGACTCGCAGGCACACTGGCTGCATGAAGGCCTTGCCGCACTCCTGGCAGATGAAGGGCTTCTCGCCCGTGTGGCTACGCCCATGGCTACGCAGCTCCGGCGCCGTCTTGTAGGCCTTGGAGCACTGCGGGCACTGGAAGGGGCGCTCGGCCGAGTGGCTCAGCTGGTGTTTGTGCAGCTGCGAGCGGTCGGGGAACTCCTTGGCGCAGCTGGGGCAGGTGTGCTTGGCCGTGGCGGGGCCCCCCCCAGCGTGGCACTTGGCGTGGCGGAGGACCCGTGGCACGCTGGGGAAGGTCTTGCTGCACGCCAGGCACTTGTAGCGCCGGCCGCACTTGGCATAGCTGGCaggctcttctttctcctcctcttcctccgaGTCGCCCTCCAGCTTCACCACAATGCTCACTTCGGGCTCCTCCATCTTTGCGGGGGAGGGACGGGGGGCTGCTCTCTGAAAAAGAAGGCAGGGGAGGGTTACAAGGAGGGGTCCATAGCGAGatcaacccctcctcccccttgggATACAGTACGATGGCTGGGATGTGCATTAGGGAAAAAATCCCACTGCTCACACCAGTGTGTCCACTGGGCTGCATATAGACTCAACTAGTACTGTATAATCCTGCTCTTACTAGGAGTTCAGCTATTGGGCTGCCTATAGACTAAACTAAAAAGGTATAATCCCACCTCTAGCTGCTCTAGGGCTGCCTGTAGACTAAACCAGCAAAATATAATCCCACCGCTTCCACCAGTGGAGCCATACAGGACGGGAAGGAAGGACCAGCCATTA
The nucleotide sequence above comes from Caretta caretta isolate rCarCar2 chromosome 6, rCarCar1.hap1, whole genome shotgun sequence. Encoded proteins:
- the ZNF668 gene encoding zinc finger protein 668, producing MQRAAPRPSPAKMEEPEVSIVVKLEGDSEEEEEKEEPASYAKCGRRYKCLACSKTFPSVPRVLRHAKCHAGGGPATAKHTCPSCAKEFPDRSQLHKHQLSHSAERPFQCPQCSKAYKTAPELRSHGRSHTGEKPFICQECGKAFMQPVCLRVHMARHTGDLPFRCSHCAKGYGTLSKLKIHQRAHTGEKPYTCGECGKAFADPSVFRKHRRIHAGLRPYQCGACQKTYAELKDLKNHERSHTGEKPFLCSDCGKAFSRSSSLTCHQRIHAEQKPYRCGQCGKGFTQLSSYQSHQRTHSGEKPFLCPQCGRMFSDPSSFRRHQRAHQGVKPYQCDKCSKAFRQPADLAMHQRIHTGERPYKCLQCDKTFVASWDLKRHQLVHSGERPFQCGECGKSFAERASLTKHHRVHSGERPFKCGRCGKTFVVSSSLRKHERTHGERRGGGGEEEEAAAEEDAGAAARHVCRLCGAAFGEAAGLRHHQRGEHPEAAPEAPTCAECGEAFASPYDLRKHERLHPGLRPFPCPECGKGFSDRAGLRKHERIHSGVRPHACPRCGKAFLGASDLRKHLRTHGPAPGPPLDEAVPPPNGPGGCLPDGLRQSS